In the genome of Arctopsyche grandis isolate Sample6627 chromosome 13, ASM5162203v2, whole genome shotgun sequence, the window gtaataaaaacaaaaaccaccatgtttaaataataaactaatgcaatTCTCTCAtcatttgcttattttttattaataaatgattTACGATATACTGGCGAGCAGGATGTAAAATCGCTGATTTTTGGCAATTGACTGACTGACAGATCAATTGAGGTTATGTTCATGTAAACATTCACGTGTGGTTTCGGTTTGTGGTGCttcgaatacaaattaaatttccaATTTGTCATTAAATCCATTCGTAATACTTCGTTCTTATGagttttcttaaatattttgcACCCCCTGAATGGGATAATGACGTTCCACGAGAAACATGTGGAGAAAacttggttagtaaattaaatattttttttgaatatgcaACAATTTAAAGAaagacattttatataattttatttgtagaCTAAAAAATCAAAGcttaaaaaattaagaaaaaatgaTAATGTTGAAAAGTCAAACATTGTTGAACAATCTGAAAAGGCACAATTTCCAACTCACGAAGAAAAGCCAAGCAAAAAGCGAAAGAAGGAGTCGAATGAAttcaaatcaaagaaaaagaagaACGATCTAGCCgttgaaaacaatattaataaaaagcaaaacAATGTTGAATACACCGAAAAATCGCAGTTTCAATCTAACAATAAAAAGCCTAGCAAAAAGTTTAAGAAAGACTTAAACGAaaccaaatcaatgaaaaaGAAACATGCTTTGACTACAGAGTCCTATGTCAAATTCGAATCGCCAAAATTGGATGCAACCTCCGAAAATGTGACTTTGAATGAAACGCCATCAACTCCCATATCTAAGAACAGTTTGAAGAAGAAAAAGAGACGAGAACAGAACGGACAAATTGTTCTGAATGGGTCCAAAAAAAGTAATCTCAAATTGAACAACTCTATTGCGCAATCTCCTAAATCGAATAAACCGATTGAAAATGGTATAGCTAGCAATGTTTCTGGATCTGACGCTCAAAACTCCAGCGAAATATCATGGAAAACGTTGAAAAATAGAAAGCGACGGTCTAAAAAAAATAAGGCAGAGGCTTCTATTGATTCGTCGAAGACCATTGAAAGTGTAACAAAACCTTTGAAAAAACCAAAGCCTGAAAAACCgactaaaaacaataaaattgaagCACAATCTAACATACAAAATGCCGTTGAAGCAGATATAACGAACACTTCAATCAATAATGTTTCCATcacaaaatcaaacaaaaaaaataaaaataagacaaAGCCTATTAAAGGTGATGAAAAGAATACTTCAATTAAATCAAAACCAAAAGGAATCGTTAAGAATTCTAAATTAAAACACGTTGCCAAAATAAAAGAGATTTTGAAAGGTGTATCGCTACCAAACCCGACTGAAGAAAAGCCGAATGATATGGatgattctgaaattttagCTAAAATAGATAGCGAAGTCGAAAAACAACCAGTAAGCCGTTCCAAAAGCTTAAGAGAAAGGATGATAGAGAAACTTAAAGGTATATTATTCAATATCATttatctttttactttatctatgtacgtagtatcaATAACAATTTTTCCTAAACTGGAAGTAATATTTTTACTCcggagaatcgaggttttttatgtttttctcagaaaccttttggtttattgaactgaaatttcatatatagaagtttaagcttaatacaaagttatgtataaaatttgctaagcatccgtcaacaggaagtggcagtttactcttgttcgatttttcttccactatttttttcgaccccttaaacatgtgtgttcttcacgaaaacattcaagtataattcttatatcaatgtaatgaaaataaaaaaaaatcactaaatttaataaaccggaagtgggactcttagaaaagtcaaaaatgttgtacgTACGTATCaaaaacgtatcaagctgaaaatttatatttgtattctttatgtactaacttagagctgataatgttttggtcagaattcgtaaaccggaagtagtatttttttttaaaacaatatttcattattttattttgaccttttaaattatttttattttcttgatatttaatgtgtgtaataattatagtgattttaaataataaaaaaatttcaaacagaATCCAACAACCGAAactagaacttttgtcttgtgtaagtttccctgcatttgcgctcaatttgtatcgaaaatgctgtcatagctaatagtatttcataatgctgccagtatgtgtgaatgtgtatgtacggttcaatatcgaattttgaacCGCTCCCGTAACCGGTATGTGTAAACGTGCATGTATGTTATCGAATTTTGTGCTGTGAccatttttatattcctcaaatacatagataaagtcatgggttggtcacatccaaattttgtttttaatatatagtaGTATGCTAATGTAATATAATcattatttatctgatttaggAGCTAGATTTCGCTATTTAAACGAACAAATGTATTTGAAGCAAAGCAATGAAGCCATCCAATTGTTTAAAGAAGATCCTGGCGCGTTTCAAGCATACCACGACGGATACAAACAACAAATCAACAAATGGCCACTGAACCCGCTCGATATTATCATCAGTGACATTtccaaattgtatatatattgcTTACACTTCTCGTAAGGTTTAAATTGTTTGCCGGATGCTGACCTATCCCTCATCTTTCCGCAGGCCAAAAAGTCACATAATTGCCGACCTTGGATGCGGCGAAGCTCGTTTGGCACAGTCCGTTCAACAGAAGGTTCACTCTTTCGATTTAGTGGCTTTGAATCCGTCTGTGACCGCTTGTGACATGTGTCACACTCCACTTCTAACGGCACATGTGGATGTTGTTGTATTTTGCCTGTCTCTGATGGGAACTAATCTAAGAGACTATTTGATGGAAGCGAACAGGATTTTAAAGATCGggtaaaattaatttgatttcctttatatatatgtatatgatatacttCATgcgtacttggttatgtacagtgtgattttttatatgtattttatttaaccgtttgcccgtggCCGtattctatggaagctttgcgcgacaagtctgcggcgcagctgtcttccatagaatttctgaactttgcacgtgattttgagccttatatgcgcctatttcaactgttttaaggttcaaaattggttcaatatattactgagagttgaatgccatcaattcaatttgcttaaaatgaatatataccagtcaaaattagttttttgtggaaccatactgaaacctcgtttatgtgacgtcacgtctgttgaacaatggcgacgatacgtctcaattgtatgaacaatgattatttgacaattaagccaaaactacgagatatattatgtattttattgtttaaaataatacttgagtaaatatgaaaatctgtatttaaggtcgaaaactcgattgccaaattcgcgaaaaaggtgctgcgtaaagggcttgttcgctatatttattgccgcaggcaaagggttaaacataTTAACCAcatgacattacagagtactctaacgcgtcactgtagcCAGATACACaatcataatacaaataaaaccgTGCTCGacgatatttataattgataaaatcaattataaatatgtgacatatatatgaaatattatctTTACTAATTATGTGTTTTGAATGTTTCAGAGGGTTGTTAAAAATCGCTGAAGTCGAAAGTAGATTTGAAAATATAGATCAGTTCGTAAGCGACATACAAAAGTACGGATTTTCTTTAATCAAGAAGGATTTCAATAATGAATTGTTCTATTTTATTGATTTGAAGAAAGAGAATGAAGTCAAGAAACGCAACAAATTACCTCAATTGAATTTGAATCCATGCTTATATAAAAAGCGTTGAGTCAACTCAATTGCATCATAATTTGACAGaaattttgttataatataaaaaaataaagcaagtttatttttaaaaaaatattttttattatcacaatgtttataaacatacaaaataattaacgatttatatttttgtcgtatcacaaattaatttttaatggtggtgtgaattgacaaattttattctatgtaattttactgaaaaatgtcagtcaaaaaaatcattaaatatttattaaaaatagatgGCCCGCATATTAGAATTAATAATACATTGAAATAATGGCATTTGATTTttgcaataaataaaacattattaaaattgtattgatttccaataaataaaagtaaaaaaaaaatgtaaacaaacgatattttttgattaaacaAAAGAACAATGTTATTGTTTGAaattctaaaacaaaaacaaaaccaaCAGGTTTTGTgggtttttaaatattaacataaTATATTACTGGCTCAATCACTGGCTAaaatcatttgtaaaaaaaattgacacaaATCATGGCACTCTATATAAAATCATgatttaacattttaaataaataatccaaAATCAACTCAAATGTCACATAAATATCACAGATCTTTATTTAATTGACTAATCCTATCATAACGTCTTCGGCCTCTTCtcgtaaattttcaactttttccaaCAACAAAAGctgtaaaataagtaaaaaatatatagtaaaaatattccattataaaaaaaaaaaaacttaaatatgcTTACAAACCTTAGCAGAAGCGATCAATTGATTTGCAACATTTCTATTGAGATGTTCGATCGATTCAACGAGATCTATCGGCTTGGCCAGTGCTATGGCTTGTATCGTTTTGTATCCAGCCCTGTAAAGCTGCATGGCTCTATTCTGCATAAACAtacaattacaattttaattcccacatgcataatatttatttagatattaGAGAAAACTAAATCCAAATGTACCTTTTTCACACTGGGCAATTCCATCAACGGAACTAATTCCAATGTGCAAAAATGAGAGAGCCTTTGATTAAAATTCGTAAGTAAGTTTTTGAAAGCCCAGAACTCCTCCAATTCTTCGCAAAACCTCAAAACGCTCGACGCAAACGTAATCACGCTCATCATGAGATTTTGAACCATTCCTCGGTCGACTTCGAATTTCTCCGACACTGAATTTAAAGACTCTTGATTCCACAAATCATACAGCATGAGTGTGACGTAAAATCTTTTAAGTACACGTCCGGAAATCGTCTAAACATTCAaataatcattaataaatagtattttacggAATATATTGAAcgaatatagtacatacattagGCATTTTTCCCATAGCCATTTGAACAGATATATATTCATTGAATCCTATTACTTTTGATACTTGCTTTGCCTCCGAGTTCAATTTTGTAAgctgaaattttcaaaattatcaaattattagaaattatcaaacaaattttccaacaaattgaTCATATTCTCTAACCAGGATGTGATAAGTATATAAATGAGGATTGATAACTTCTGCTACATCATACGGTGTGACCAAATATAAAAGATGAAGAACTCCAATGACTACCAAATGATTCTGCGCTACTTTTAAATCAGCATACAACATATGCGCTCGCTGTAACTCAATTGCACCTGATGTTGAAAAGATCAttaattagtttaaaaaaatatattttaaatacaagtaGACATTTAAAAGTATAAACCTTTAACAGCAGCTCTTCCTAATATGCTTACAGTCAACTCTGTATCATTCGATATGGTAATTTCATTATTCGAAAGACTATTTGATAAATTCTTATCGCTAACCCTTTCTAATGACTGTCGAGTACGAGGCGTAATACACATATTGTGTAAATCAACATCATCGTTCACTTTCCCAACAGATTTTTTCTCAATAGCACTCATTTTGAACAGACTGGCGATGGTTTCGTCTAGCAACGGCTTCAAATCTACTTTCATCCTAAAACAAACACAAAATCATCAATGGCTACATTTGAAAAGGTCCCCGTACGGAACAAACACTCGATATATAATAGTACCACTCGGCTTGTACGAATAACAAAGACGACTCGATCAATAATCTCAGCGATTTCCTAGTAGTGGCCATTTGCAATGCGATAGCACCCAATACGAAACCCCTCATGTTAGCTCCATTGTTGCCGTGAAGGTTGCTGATGGCTTTGTCCATCGGCGAATTGATGAGTGCTTTAAATTTGGCGATTTGTGCCGCATTGCATATTAATATGCTATCGCCGTGGCCGCCAAATCCAGCCCGACCGGCTCTACCCACCATTTGTTTATAAGTGGACAGGGATATAAAACTTCTGCCCACCATTGGCGCTCGTAAAATAACCCGCTGTGCCGGCAAATTGACACCGGCAGCCAATGTAGAAGTGCAACATATCACATTCAACACGCCAGCCCTGTGGATGTAACATTCAAAGCATTAGAAAAGACTCGGAACTGTTTGAACGTTTCTTTTTCACAACTTTCAACAGCCCGAGTAACGCCAGGCGATGCCTGATAATACCAAAAACTAGCATTAAACCTTTGAATGCCgaacaacgccgatcggcgttttgccaacaagtccataagtctaaatacgccgataggtgttgtattttaagtatgtaaaaaataaacaagaatactacccgctaagcctttccaaatagcattgaaaaaaaatgcattgaacattagtcgtgtaatccgtgtcaatgtttataaagactgatttacaccagaatttctgatggaaattcctaactgccgagtatttcagattgtgagcattacattttcacaacaatgaagaagatggaactagttttggaaaaatgcattcattaatagacttcttatgtttattttatattgttgcaagatatattagagagtctaaacacaccgtTACAAAACtagaaatcctcggcggtagttatctatggtttgtttgtattatctacaatttttatacctgctttctattataattctagttggaaatgttggtgaaattttcagcgtggcggacttccaacagaaaagacatcagcactcaaagggttaaataaataaatgttaacaAATTATAACCTAAAACCGTCTTCAATCAATCGTCTTTCCTCGGTAGCTAATCCGGAATGATGATAGGCCACTCCCCACGGAATCAAAGAAATTAATGTATCTTCTTCTGATCCACCTTCTGCTTTTAATGACTTGATGAGTAGAGACTTTTCTTCGGCACGATATTCTAACAATTGCCTgttatgataaataataataatttttagtacaataaattcaaaaaaccaaaaatactttattttatatcaatagtATGGAACTCAATGGCGtgcagagggatagagatgcgtggggcaaaaaaaatttcatataaatcttTTACTAAATAcatcaatacaaatattaatataatatattgaaattaaaacgcAGGTTTTAATAGATTTATCTAAGATacagcaaataaaataaaattgagctCAGCGCCGgggcgaaatttttttacattcattGAAATGCCTTTTAATTTATATCTGCAGCTTGTGACAATTCACAATgacggctcgtgagaattcataatAGCGGCTGTAGTAGCTCATTAACCATACCAGTAACCAAATGCacacaaaaatagcatgcatacgtactatactgggagggctgcagtccatagcccatatggacgagccgccactgatctgcagacaaaattgaaaaaaaaaaacacttttattTGATGCCAGAGGCCGTCACACcgttgtcccccccccccccttcccctcTGCATGTCACTGATGAAACCTAACTTTCATAAGTTTTTTAATCTTTCTTGTATAAtcagggcgcagacacacagaatcgtacacgacgtgtttttttttt includes:
- the LOC143921267 gene encoding uncharacterized protein LOC143921267 — encoded protein: MSFLKYFAPPEWDNDVPRETCGENLTKKSKLKKLRKNDNVEKSNIVEQSEKAQFPTHEEKPSKKRKKESNEFKSKKKKNDLAVENNINKKQNNVEYTEKSQFQSNNKKPSKKFKKDLNETKSMKKKHALTTESYVKFESPKLDATSENVTLNETPSTPISKNSLKKKKRREQNGQIVLNGSKKSNLKLNNSIAQSPKSNKPIENGIASNVSGSDAQNSSEISWKTLKNRKRRSKKNKAEASIDSSKTIESVTKPLKKPKPEKPTKNNKIEAQSNIQNAVEADITNTSINNVSITKSNKKNKNKTKPIKGDEKNTSIKSKPKGIVKNSKLKHVAKIKEILKGVSLPNPTEEKPNDMDDSEILAKIDSEVEKQPVSRSKSLRERMIEKLKGARFRYLNEQMYLKQSNEAIQLFKEDPGAFQAYHDGYKQQINKWPLNPLDIIISDISKLPKSHIIADLGCGEARLAQSVQQKVHSFDLVALNPSVTACDMCHTPLLTAHVDVVVFCLSLMGTNLRDYLMEANRILKIGGLLKIAEVESRFENIDQFVSDIQKYGFSLIKKDFNNELFYFIDLKKENEVKKRNKLPQLNLNPCLYKKR